Part of the Aquabacterium sp. NJ1 genome, AACAAGCGCACCGACATCTATGGCGGCAGCATCGAAAACCGCGCCCGCTTCCTGCTGGAAGTGATGGCCGCCGTGACCGCCGAGATCGGTGCCAACAAGGTCGGCATCCGCCTGTCGCCGGTGTCACCGGTCAACGACTCCAGCGAAAGCAAGCCGCAGCCGCTGTTCGAATACGTGGTGCGCGAGCTGGAAAAGCTGCACCCCGTGTACATCCACGTGGTGGAAGGCCACACCGGCGGCCCGCGTGACAACGCCCCGTTCGACTACGAGGCCCTGCACAAGCTCTACAGCGGCGTGTGGATGGTCAACAACGGCTACACCAAGGACATGGCGCAAGAGGCCATCACCAGCGGCAAGGGTGACCTGGTCTCTTTCGGCCGCCTGACGATCAGCAACCCTGACCTGCCCCGCCGCCTGCAAGAGAACGCACCGCTCAACGAACTGTTCACCGACACAGGCCTGTACGGCGGTACCGGTGCACACGGCTACACGGACTACCCTGCCCTGGCTGCCTGAGGCGGCTGTGCCGCAAGCGCCACCGAGCGCTTGATCCGGCTCCATCGCGCAAGCTGAGGATGGCCAAAACGCCATCCATTTAAGCTGGCCCGGCCCATTTTTGGAATTGACAAGGATTGTTGTCAATACCAGAATGGCCGGGCCTTTTTTCATGGGCAACGCTGTTCACAACGATCCATTAGGAGACACCAGACATGACCATCGCCAACACCGCCGTGCTGATTGCAGCCGTGATGCCCGTCCTCACCATGGGCATTGCCAAGGCGGCCTCCGCCGGCAAGAAGCGCAGCCAGGGCGGCTACGACAACAACGACCCACGTGGCTGGGCCGCCAAGCAGGAAGGCTGGAAGGCCCGCGCCGCCGCCGCCCAGAACAATGGTTTCGAGGCCCTGCCGCTGTTCGTGTTTGGCGTGCTGGCGGCACAAGCGGCCGGCCTGGATCAGGCCCGCACCGACCATCTGGCCCTGGCCTTCATCGGCCTGCGCATCGTCTACACGGCGCTGTACTTCGCCAACATCGCCCCGCTGCGCTCGCTGGTGTGGGGTGGCGCGCTGGCGGCCAACATCGCCATGTTCGCCCCCACGCTGAGCAACCTGTTCTAAGCGACTTGGGCTGCAGCCGAGGCGGCCTGCTCCGCCTCGGTCTCATCACCGGCTGCGGCGGGGCTCAGGCACCCCATGTGGATCAAACTGGCCCGCACGGCCTCGTCCAGTGGCGTGTGGGGCTCGTGCCCGATCAGGCTGCGCAACTTGCGGTTGTCCAGCCGCAGCGGCACCCGCCACAAGTAGCGCATCTCGAGGATCTCTCTGAACAGGGGCACCACGGGCGAAGCAACCTGGAGCACCCACCAGGGCAGGCGCTTGATGGGCAAGTCAGGCTGGCCGGACACGTGCCGAATGGCGTGCGCGATCTCGTCACCGGCTTCGAGCCAGTGCCCCTCGAAATGCGCGACCTCGCTGGTGGCCAGGCGCTGCGGCTCGCGTTGATCCAGCGCCAGCAACAAGGCCACGGCTTGGGTCACGTCAGGCAGATAGGCCCAACTGTGGCCGACACCGGGTGCACCCGGGTACACGACCTGCCGCAAAGGCCGGCCAGGCTTGACCACGATGTTGCCGAACCACGAGGCCGGCGAATGCCCCCCGAAAAAATCACCCGCGCGGATCACGAGTGAACGCACCGGCCTGGCATGGTCGCGGCCCGCCGCATGCAGCATCTGCTCCATTTCCACGCGCACGGCGCCTTTGCTGGTCAAGGGGTGTTGCGGCGAGGCCTCCCCCAGCAGATGACCCGCATCGGGACCAAAGTTGTAGATGTTGCCCGGCAGCACCACCCGGGCACCCACCTCGCGGGCCGCAGCCACGCTGTTGGCCAGCATGGGCAGCGCCAGTTCCCGCCAGCGTTGGTAACGGGGCGGATTGGCGGCGTGCACGATCACGCAGGCGCCTTGCGCAGCTTGCAGCACATCGGCCGCCACACTGGCATCACCCAGGTGCCACTGCACGGCCTCCAGGCCACACCACGCAGACGAGCCCGAGCGCACACGCGACGCCATGTCTGCATGCCGGGTCAGAGCGTGAACCGCCCAGCCCTGGGCCAGCAGCGTGCGGGCCATCTGTGCACCAAAGCCCCCTGTCGCCCCCACGATCAAGGCACAAGGCTGGGCAGAAGCCCTTGCGCTGGCTGCGCTTGTGGTCAAGCTCATGATGGGCTCCTCAATGTCTGAATAGGTTCATCCTAGGTGGGGCAAGACCATTCAGCAATTGCATAGCCATGCATACCAGCTATACATTCATGCATGACCTCATCCAACATCGACTGGAACCTCTACTGCGCCTTCCTCGCCGTCATGCGCGAAGGCAGCTTGTCTGCGGCGGCGCGCACCCTGGGTACGACGCAGCCCAGCGTCGGCCGGCATGTGGCGGCACTGGAGGGCGCATTGGGCATCGCCTTGTTCACACGCGGGCCCAACGGGCTCAAGCCCACTGCCGCTGCGCTGGCCATCCAGGCATCGGCTCAGGCCATGGACGCTGCCGCCCAGCACGCGCAACGTGTGGCCTCCGGCGCCGAGCAGGACGAGCGCGGCACAGTCCGCCTCACCGCCAGCCACATGATGGGCGGTGAAGTCCTGCCTGAACTCCTGAGCCGCTTCCAGGCCCGCCACCCGATGGTCACCATTGAGCTGGTGCTCAATGACAAGATGGACGACCTGCTCCAACGCGAGGCCGACATCGCCGTGCGCATGGCCCGCCCGACTCAAAAGGCCTTGATCGCCAGGCGCCTGGGCCGCGTCGACATCGGCCTGTATGCGCACCAGCGCTATGTTCAACGCAGGGGCCTGCCCCGCACCCTGGCCGACATGGCCCAGCACGCCCTGATCGGGCCCGACAAGGGCACCGTCGCCATGCGGCTGGCGCAACAACATGGCGTGGCGCTGTCACGCGAAATGTTCAGCTTTCGTTGTGACAACGACCTGGCCTTGCTCGCCGCCCTGCGCGCCGGCCTGGGCATCGGCGGAAGCCAGATCGGCATCGCCCGGCGCGACCCTGAACTGCTGCCCGTGCTGCCCGACCAGCTCACCTTCAGCCTGGACATGTGGCTGGCCACACACGGCGATCTGCGGCACAACAAGCCGGTGATGACCCTGTTTCGCTACCTCACGCAGGAGCTCGGCGCCTATGCTCTGTCCAGTCAACGAACTGGGCGGGAAGCGGCGGCATGATCGCATCGAGGCGCCCCCGTAACGGGTATAAGCTCAGCCCCAATCACCTCAGACATTGCATCAGGAGTCCGCATTGAGCCATCGCCCTCTCACCCTCGAAGAAGCCCGCGTCCTGGCCGTGCTGGTGGAGAAGCAGCACACCGTGCCGGACAGCTACCCCTTGTCGCTCAACGCCCTGACGCTGGGCTGCAACCAGAAGACGGCACGCGAGCCCGTCATGCAACTCAGTGAAGCGGACGCGCTGCAGGCCATCAATGGCCTCAAGGAGCTCAGCCTGGTCACCGAGGTCAGCGGCAGCCGCGTGGTGCGCTTTGACCACAACGCGGCGCGGGGCCTGGGTGTGCCCAGCCAATCCGTCGCCCTGCTGACCATGCTGGTGCTGCGCGGACCGCAAACCTCAGCCGAGTTGCGCCTGCACACCGAGCGCCTGCACCGCTTTGCAGACGTGTCCTCGGTTGAAGGCTTCCTGGAAGAGCTGGCGGAAAAGCAGCCAGCCCGGGTGATCAAGCTGCCGCGCGGCCCGGGCGAGCGTGAAAGCCGGTGGGCGCACCTCTTGTGCGGGGAGGCGCAGATCCCGGTGATGGCGGCTTCGGCGTCGTACAGCGCAGCGCCTGCGGCGCGTGATGACGAGCTGGCCGCACTGAAGGCCGAGCAGGCGCGCATGGCCACCGAGTTGAACGCGCTGAAGGCGCTCGTGCAGCGCATGGCCGCCGAACTCGGTATCGACCCGCAAGCCTGAGGCGCCTCAGCCCCCGAGCACCACGCCCACGGCCACCAGCACCGGTGTCAGCAGGTTGACGACCACGTTCATGCCCATGAAAGGCAGCAGCGCGGGGGTGTCTTCGGCATGCTGCCGCGCACCGCGCACCACGTTCAAGGCCAGGGGCAGCGTCAACAGCCCCAGCAAGGCGGATGCAGGCAGACCCAGCTGCCAAACGGCCAGCAACAAGGCGCCATAGGCCAGCCCGTACTGCATCAGCAACACGGGCCAGCAGCGGGTCTTGCCCAGCAGCATGGGCAAGGTCAGGCGCCCTACCCGCCGGTCCGCATCCACATCAGGGAACTGGTTGAGCAGCAGCAGGTTGTTGACCAGGCCGAAGGGCAGCAAGGCCATGAGGGCAACAGGCAGCCCCCAATGGCCCAGCAGCACGGCGGACGTGCCCAGCATCATCAAAGGGCCGAAGCCCAGGCCAGGGGCCATCAGGCACAACCAGGGGTGCCGCGTGACCCAGGGCGTGTAGGCCACCACCAGCAGCACGCCCACCAGCCCGACCGGCATCAAGGCGGGCAACGCAGCCGGTTGGCGCCACAGGAAGTACAAGCCCGTGACCATGGCAAGCCCCAGGCTCGCACAGCCCATCCACAAGGCGGTCTGAGCCAGCTCGGGGCGTGCCGGCAGCACACCGCTGCCCCCGCTGAACGGCGTGCGCTGCGTCAAGGCATCCAGGCCAGATTTGAAATCCACGTATTCATTGAGTGCATTGACGCTCACGTGTGCGGCCAAGGCGCCCAGCACCGCCAGCAAGGCGTCCGGCCAGGCCAGGATGCCGCCTGACTGGCGAACCAGCCACCAGCAGCAGGCCACGCCCAGCGCCATGCATGCGGGCGTCAGCAACAAAAAAGGAACGCGCGCCGGGCCCCACCAGGGCTGCTGCTCAGGCATGCCTCAACCCTCTTGCGCGCCGACCTGCCAGAGCTTCTTCCAGCCATCCAGGCCCAGCTTGCGCAAGGTCTGGATGTTGGTCTCATAGATGTCAGCCGCATCGGGAATGGCAGCCACGGCCTGCTCCAGGCTGCTTTCGCGGATCAGGTGCAGCGTCGGGTATGGCGAGCGGTTGCTGTAGTTCTCGATGTCATCGGGCTCGGTGCCATCGAACTGGTAGTCCGGATGGAAACTGGCCACCTGGAGGACACCGTCCAGCCCCATGTCTTCCACGGCCGCATCCACCACATCCAGGAAGTCGTTGAAATCCATGAAATCGGTGAGAGCCGCCGGGTGTACCAGCAGGGTCGTGTCGATCTCCTCGGGGTCGGCATCACGCAGGATGCTGAGCTCGGCCACCAGGTCCTCCAGCAGCTCTTCGGGCGAGGTGGCGTCCGACACGCGGTAGCGGATCTGATTCTTGACGTGCACGGCCTTGGCAAAGGGGCACAGGTTCAAACCGATGACCGCGCGGGTCAGCCAGGTTTGCGTCTCGGTGGTGATGGTGTCGTGGTCGAGGCTCATGGTGGCATTGTCACCTGATTGATCCCCCTGGCGCAGCAGCACGCCTGCGGATCAGTAGAGAATACGCCGGCGCGCACGCTTCGTGCTTTCATCACAGGCCCAGCGGCCAGCCTCCCCTCCACCATTTTTCAGCAGATGTCCCAGCCCGTCAGCCTGCACCAGCTCGTTCAACAGTTTGCCCACCCGGGCCGCCTGGATGCCATTTTCCTGAGACCCGGCCGGCGCGAGCCCGTGGTGGCCGTGCAGCAGGCGCAAGCCCTGCTTGACCGGGGTTTGTCCGGCGACCGCGCCGCTGAAAAAACACCGTGGCGCCCGGGCGGCAACAAGCGCCAGGTCACCCTGATCCAGGCCGAGCACCTGCCGGCCATCGCGGCGTTCTCCAAGCAGGCGCAGGTCGACCCGGCCTGGCTGAGGCGCAACCTGCTGGTGTCGGGCCTGAACCTGCTGGCCACCAAGGCCATATTCAAGGATGAACCCATGATCGTGCGTATCGGGCCGGACGTGGTGCTGGAGATCACCGGCCCCTGCGAGCCCTGTTCGCGCATGGAAGAGATCCTGGGCGTGGGCGGCTACAACGCCATGCGTGGCCACGGCGGCATGACCGCGCGCGTGCTGAGTGGCGGCATGCTGCAGGTGGGCGACGCCATCACCTGCCTGCCCGCCCAGGCGCCAGCCGGAGCAGGCGCATGAGCTGGCACGGGCACCTGAATCTGGACTACCGCCTGGACGGCGAACGCACCATCGCCCACGACCGACATGACGGGCCGCTGCGCGTGCTGCAGCGGCTCTACCCTGAGGGAGACCGTGTCTGCCACCATGTGCTGGTGCACCCGCCTGGCGGCCTGGTGGGCGGCGATGTGCTGGACATCAGCATGCAATTGCAAACCGGCAGCCATGCGCTGATCACCACACCCGGTGCCACGCGCTTTTACAAGAGCACCGGTGCCGAAGCAGTGCAAAGCCTGGTCGCCAAGGTGGCCGATGGTGCCCGGCTGGAATGGCTGCCGCTGGAGACCTTGGCCTACCGTTCGTGCAGGGCCACCAACCGCATGCGCTTCGAGCTGGCACCCGGCGCCGAAATGATGGGCTGGGATGTGCTGGCACTGGGCCTGCCGGCCGCGGGTGAAGCCTTTGATGACGCCGCTCACCAGCAAGGCCACTTCACGCAGGAAATCGAGCTGCCCGGCGTCTGGCTGGAGCGAGGCACCGTGCGGGCCAGCGATGCCCGCTTGCTCGACAGCCCGCTGGGGTGGGCGGGCCAACGCGTCATGGCCACCATGTGGCTGGCCTGCGGCTCACCCATGTCGCGTGAACGGCGTGAGGCCTTGCTGGAGTCGGCCCGGACCATCCAGTTGGCACACCCCTTGTCTGCCAGGGCCGGCAGCACCAGCCCGCATGACGAGGTCGTGATCCTGCGGGTACTGGCAGACCATGTGGAGCCGGCCATGAACCTGTTGACGCAGGTTTGGGCGCAATGGCGTCAGACCGCCTGGAACATGGCGCCTTGCGCGCCGCGTGTCTGGCGAACCTGAAGATGACGAGGGCTGAGCAAGCCGCTCAGTGCGCAGCGGCCGCGTCGGCCTTCTCGGGGTGCCAGTCGACGCACTGCACCTGGTTGCGCCCGGCTTCCTTGGCCAGGTAGAGCCCCTGGTCGGCACGCTCGATCAGCAAGAGCGCCGTGTTGGCGTTGCCCTTGCCGAACTGCGCCACGCCGAAGCTGGACGTGATACGCAGATTCGGCACCGCATCCACCGCAGGGCCGGCTTCGCGCTGCAAGGTGTCGCGGATGCGATCGGCCAGTTCGGCCGCAGCCTTCTCGTCCATGCCGGGCATGAAGGCGCAGAACTCCTCGCCACCAAAGCGGCACAGCACGTCCTCGGGCCGCATGGCCGCCTTGAGGATCCTGGCCACCTGCTGGATCACCAGATCCCCCACGGCGTGACCATAGGTGTCATTGAAGGACTTGAACTTGTCGATGTCCGTCATGAAGCAGCTCAAGGGCTCGCCGGTCTTCTGCGCGTGGACCAGCATGGGCTCGGCTCGCGCAAAGAAAGCGCGGCGGTTGAAACAACCCGTCATCGGGTCGCAGTTGGCCAGCAACTGCAGCTCTTCGTTCTGCTTCTGGATCTTGTCGCGCGACAACTCCAGCTCCGCCAGGGCCGAGCGCAGGCGGTTGTTGGCCATGTCCAGCTCGGTCACATCATCCAGCGTCACAAGACAACCGCGAGCGTTGCCAGCTGCATCGCGTACGGCGGCGCAGTTGAGCAAGGCTCGGCGAGATTCGCCACCTTCATGCGTGAGGTCGACCTGCACCCCCAGAATGGGTTCGGTGGTGGTCAACGCGCGCTCCCAGGGGTACTGCGCGTCCACTTCCTTGAGGCCCTTGATCAGCCAGTCCAGTTGCGTGATGCCACGACCCAGCAACACGCCACCTGCCTGAGGATGGAAGCCCCGAAACGCCGAATTGGCCATCAGGATCTGGCCATCAATGTCCAGCACCAGCAGGCCTTCGGTCAAGGTATCGAAGGCGATGCGCACCCGCTCGGGAATCGCTTTGGATGGGTCCAGATGCTGCAGCACGCGCCGCAGATAGAGGTAGAACGCGATGAAGGACGCGGTGCTCAGCGAGATCACCAGCTGCACAGTCGGGTTATTCAACCACCCCATCAACGATGAGGGCCAGGGCGAACGGAAGCCGACCTCCAGCTGCCCCCAGCGCTTGTCACCCGCGTGCAGCGGGACGACCACGGCGTTCAGCGTGGAGGCTCCCAGAGGCGGTGGTTCCCAGGTTTTTTCATGCTGAGGCGAGGCGGCGAACAGATTGCCCGAGTCACGGCGAACAGCCAGCGATGTGATGTCGCCGCTTTGCTCGACCAGCTCGGTCAACACCGCCTGCAAGTGCGAGGCGTCCTGATTCTCGTTGAGCGTGCGGCGAACCTGAACCGCCAGGTGCACGGCGACCTGCTCGCGCACCTCCATGGTCATGGCGCGCTTGTCCGGCAGGATCTTGAGCGCCAGGTCCAGGATCATCAGCAAGCCCAGCAGCATGGACACCAGGCCCATGCTGATGCGCACCGTGGGGCTCAAGGACCAGCGCTTGCTGGCCGACACCATCATGGCTTTTCCTTCGGCCATGCAAGCGCCTCGCCGTGATCCACTGGCTCAGCGCACGCTGGCCAGACGCACGCCACCAACGGGCAGCGGTGCTGCCTTGGGTGTGGCAGGCCGGCCTGCATCGGCCATGACGGGCCGAGGCGAGCTGATCACGTCCTGACGCGCCAGCGAAGGCATGTGCACGGTCATGGCCATCACGGTGTAAGGGCGGGACAAGGGCTTTCTGGTGGCGACGGGCACCGGCGCGTCGCCCACCAACCAGTGCCTGCCGGGCGAGGTCTTGCCCAGTTCGGCCATGGCGAGCTTCAAGGTGGATGAGACGAAGCGGTGAGGCTGCGCAGATGCGGGCGCGGCGTGTGCCAGCGCGCGCGTCAGTGGCGCAGACACCGTGACCACACCCGGGCGCGGCGGCTCGACGGTCTGCGGCCAGCGCGCTGGCGCCACCTGGCCAGCAGCGGAAGGCGGGGGCAGCACGCCGGGGGCGCCGGAAGGGGCAGGATCGGCCGCGCCAAAGGCGATGCGACACCGCACCCCTGATGGAATGCGGTTACCAGGATTGGGCAGGCTCAGGCGCACGCGGAAGCTGTTGGAGGCCGGGTCGATCACGCGGTCAACCAGCGTCACCTTGGCCGACAGCACCGCGTAATCCGGCAGATCGGTCTTGACGGTTGCGACCTGGCCAGCCGCGATGGTGCCGAACTGCACCGCCGGCACGATGGCTTCAATGCGCAAGGGGTCGATGCGGGCCACGCGCACCACAGGCTCGCGCTCGATGCGCTCGCCCTCGGTGCGGTAGCGCTCCACCACCAGGCCCGCGAAGGGGCTGCGCACCTCGCGCTGGCTCAATTGGGCACTGGAGAGCTGAAACTCGCGCTGCGCCACGCGCTGGGTCTCGCGGGCTTGCTCCACGCGCTGCTCGGCCACGCGCGCCTCGGCTTCGGCCTGGTCCAGCGCCTGGTCGGACACAAAGTCCCGCCTCACCAGGTCCTTGGTACGCTCCAGCTTGCGGCGGGCCAGCTCATAGGCGGCCGCGGCCTGCTGGGTCTCGGCATCTGCCTTGGCCTTGGCCTCGGCCACCGACAGGGAGGCACGCTCGACCTGGGCACTCAGGCGCGCCACCAGTTGCCCGGCGGCCACCACATCACCACGCTCGACATGCAGCTTCTCGATCACACCGGTGGATTGGCTGCCCACATCGGCGACACGGTCCGGTTCGATCAGGCAGCCCAACATGTCAGCATGGCTGCACCCCCACCAGCTCAGGCCGGTGGCGGTGATCACGCTCAAAGCTTTCTTGTTCACTTGGATGCTCCTGCTCGAGCACAAATGGTCGATGGCGACGATATTTGTGCACGTAAACAGGATGATCGGCGTGCATCGGATCGCGTGATCCGTGAATAAGCCACGCCTGTCAGGCCCAATCTTCCCGGCCGGCCATGGCCAGATGTCGGGCCATCAGGGATTCGGTGAGCAACATGTTCCAACGGCGCCGACGGGATCGCGCCTCTGCCTCCATCTGGGCCTGCTCACAAAGCCATTGCCGCAAGGGCGCGCCCCCCAGACCGGCCCGCACCACGCGCGCTGCCAGACCCAGCCAGCCAGAGCCGGCCCACTCGCGCCAGCAATGGTCTTCCCAGCTGAGGATGGTTTCGCAGCTGCCCGGCAGGCCCTGACGTGCACAGCGGCCAATCAGCTGCCGGTCAATGCGCCGGGACCGGTTCAGGTTGGTGTTGATCACGTGCAGCCCTCCGTTGGCAATGGCCTCGTCGGACAGGTGCACGTCCGTGCCCCGCCCCGCCATGTGCGTGGCCACAGTGATGCGCCCAGCCTGCCCGGCCTGGGCCACCACGCTTTGCTCCTGCTGCCCCAGGGCCTCGTCCTGACGGGCATTGAGCATCTGGTGAGGCACGCCCATCAGCATCAAGGCACGTGACACGGCGTCGGAGTCCGCCACCGAATCCGTCCCGATGAGCACAGGCCGCCCACGCATGGACTGCGCACGCGCGCGCTCGACCACCAAGGCCCACTTCTGGGCGGCCATGTCCACGATCCGGATGCCCAGCATCTCCCGGCGCGAAGGCACGCGCAAGGGCACCTTGCAGGTCGGCAGGCCATACACGCGCAGCATCTCGGCGCGGTCTTCATACAGCGTGCCGCTCAAGCCGGCCAGGCGCAAATAGCGCGGGAAGAAGGACTGGTAGCTCGTCTGCGTGAGCGTTTCGTTTTCCGGCTGAGGGGGCACGCCTTCCTTGATGGCGATCATCTGGTGCAGCCCTCGGGACCAAGATCGGCCTACCGCCAGCCGCCCTGTGGTGTCATCGATGATGTGGATGGCCTCGTCGCGCACCAGGTAGTGCACGTCCTTGCGGAACACATGCAGGGCCTGCAGCGCGCAAATCACCTGCTCATGCCGATAGCGCCGCCAGCGCCAGGGTCCCTGCAGGCTGTCACCCAGCTGGTCCAGCTGCTGCTGGCCCGCGTCCGTCAGGC contains:
- a CDS encoding LysR family transcriptional regulator, with amino-acid sequence MTSSNIDWNLYCAFLAVMREGSLSAAARTLGTTQPSVGRHVAALEGALGIALFTRGPNGLKPTAAALAIQASAQAMDAAAQHAQRVASGAEQDERGTVRLTASHMMGGEVLPELLSRFQARHPMVTIELVLNDKMDDLLQREADIAVRMARPTQKALIARRLGRVDIGLYAHQRYVQRRGLPRTLADMAQHALIGPDKGTVAMRLAQQHGVALSREMFSFRCDNDLALLAALRAGLGIGGSQIGIARRDPELLPVLPDQLTFSLDMWLATHGDLRHNKPVMTLFRYLTQELGAYALSSQRTGREAAA
- a CDS encoding diguanylate cyclase; amino-acid sequence: MAEGKAMMVSASKRWSLSPTVRISMGLVSMLLGLLMILDLALKILPDKRAMTMEVREQVAVHLAVQVRRTLNENQDASHLQAVLTELVEQSGDITSLAVRRDSGNLFAASPQHEKTWEPPPLGASTLNAVVVPLHAGDKRWGQLEVGFRSPWPSSLMGWLNNPTVQLVISLSTASFIAFYLYLRRVLQHLDPSKAIPERVRIAFDTLTEGLLVLDIDGQILMANSAFRGFHPQAGGVLLGRGITQLDWLIKGLKEVDAQYPWERALTTTEPILGVQVDLTHEGGESRRALLNCAAVRDAAGNARGCLVTLDDVTELDMANNRLRSALAELELSRDKIQKQNEELQLLANCDPMTGCFNRRAFFARAEPMLVHAQKTGEPLSCFMTDIDKFKSFNDTYGHAVGDLVIQQVARILKAAMRPEDVLCRFGGEEFCAFMPGMDEKAAAELADRIRDTLQREAGPAVDAVPNLRITSSFGVAQFGKGNANTALLLIERADQGLYLAKEAGRNQVQCVDWHPEKADAAAAH
- a CDS encoding prenyltransferase — its product is MPEQQPWWGPARVPFLLLTPACMALGVACCWWLVRQSGGILAWPDALLAVLGALAAHVSVNALNEYVDFKSGLDALTQRTPFSGGSGVLPARPELAQTALWMGCASLGLAMVTGLYFLWRQPAALPALMPVGLVGVLLVVAYTPWVTRHPWLCLMAPGLGFGPLMMLGTSAVLLGHWGLPVALMALLPFGLVNNLLLLNQFPDVDADRRVGRLTLPMLLGKTRCWPVLLMQYGLAYGALLLAVWQLGLPASALLGLLTLPLALNVVRGARQHAEDTPALLPFMGMNVVVNLLTPVLVAVGVVLGG
- a CDS encoding urease accessory protein UreD yields the protein MSWHGHLNLDYRLDGERTIAHDRHDGPLRVLQRLYPEGDRVCHHVLVHPPGGLVGGDVLDISMQLQTGSHALITTPGATRFYKSTGAEAVQSLVAKVADGARLEWLPLETLAYRSCRATNRMRFELAPGAEMMGWDVLALGLPAAGEAFDDAAHQQGHFTQEIELPGVWLERGTVRASDARLLDSPLGWAGQRVMATMWLACGSPMSRERREALLESARTIQLAHPLSARAGSTSPHDEVVILRVLADHVEPAMNLLTQVWAQWRQTAWNMAPCAPRVWRT
- a CDS encoding NAD-dependent epimerase/dehydratase family protein, whose product is MSLTTSAASARASAQPCALIVGATGGFGAQMARTLLAQGWAVHALTRHADMASRVRSGSSAWCGLEAVQWHLGDASVAADVLQAAQGACVIVHAANPPRYQRWRELALPMLANSVAAAREVGARVVLPGNIYNFGPDAGHLLGEASPQHPLTSKGAVRVEMEQMLHAAGRDHARPVRSLVIRAGDFFGGHSPASWFGNIVVKPGRPLRQVVYPGAPGVGHSWAYLPDVTQAVALLLALDQREPQRLATSEVAHFEGHWLEAGDEIAHAIRHVSGQPDLPIKRLPWWVLQVASPVVPLFREILEMRYLWRVPLRLDNRKLRSLIGHEPHTPLDEAVRASLIHMGCLSPAAAGDETEAEQAASAAAQVA
- a CDS encoding efflux RND transporter periplasmic adaptor subunit, which gives rise to MNKKALSVITATGLSWWGCSHADMLGCLIEPDRVADVGSQSTGVIEKLHVERGDVVAAGQLVARLSAQVERASLSVAEAKAKADAETQQAAAAYELARRKLERTKDLVRRDFVSDQALDQAEAEARVAEQRVEQARETQRVAQREFQLSSAQLSQREVRSPFAGLVVERYRTEGERIEREPVVRVARIDPLRIEAIVPAVQFGTIAAGQVATVKTDLPDYAVLSAKVTLVDRVIDPASNSFRVRLSLPNPGNRIPSGVRCRIAFGAADPAPSGAPGVLPPPSAAGQVAPARWPQTVEPPRPGVVTVSAPLTRALAHAAPASAQPHRFVSSTLKLAMAELGKTSPGRHWLVGDAPVPVATRKPLSRPYTVMAMTVHMPSLARQDVISSPRPVMADAGRPATPKAAPLPVGGVRLASVR
- a CDS encoding MAPEG family protein — its product is MTIANTAVLIAAVMPVLTMGIAKAASAGKKRSQGGYDNNDPRGWAAKQEGWKARAAAAQNNGFEALPLFVFGVLAAQAAGLDQARTDHLALAFIGLRIVYTALYFANIAPLRSLVWGGALAANIAMFAPTLSNLF
- a CDS encoding YceH family protein, with amino-acid sequence MSHRPLTLEEARVLAVLVEKQHTVPDSYPLSLNALTLGCNQKTAREPVMQLSEADALQAINGLKELSLVTEVSGSRVVRFDHNAARGLGVPSQSVALLTMLVLRGPQTSAELRLHTERLHRFADVSSVEGFLEELAEKQPARVIKLPRGPGERESRWAHLLCGEAQIPVMAASASYSAAPAARDDELAALKAEQARMATELNALKALVQRMAAELGIDPQA
- a CDS encoding MOSC domain-containing protein — encoded protein: MSQPVSLHQLVQQFAHPGRLDAIFLRPGRREPVVAVQQAQALLDRGLSGDRAAEKTPWRPGGNKRQVTLIQAEHLPAIAAFSKQAQVDPAWLRRNLLVSGLNLLATKAIFKDEPMIVRIGPDVVLEITGPCEPCSRMEEILGVGGYNAMRGHGGMTARVLSGGMLQVGDAITCLPAQAPAGAGA
- a CDS encoding DUF1415 domain-containing protein, with translation MSLDHDTITTETQTWLTRAVIGLNLCPFAKAVHVKNQIRYRVSDATSPEELLEDLVAELSILRDADPEEIDTTLLVHPAALTDFMDFNDFLDVVDAAVEDMGLDGVLQVASFHPDYQFDGTEPDDIENYSNRSPYPTLHLIRESSLEQAVAAIPDAADIYETNIQTLRKLGLDGWKKLWQVGAQEG
- a CDS encoding DEAD/DEAH box helicase, with the translated sequence MKALPRSTAPGTWSDRMETGAVVPRPGPVHGAYPLQDLPSRSRSPMLAWLQAWWVAAPHPTATRNQRFLRDVRLARKEWASMPALARAHALQTLRVSLGSKGLTEALSARCFGLLTLVVHEQLGFELHDVQLLAGWWMLGQRLAEMATGEGKTLTVLLTAATAAMAGIPVHVLTANDYLARRDAEQLEPIYTALGLRVAYVTASSTPAERKQAYLADVVHVTAKEVAFDHLRDRAARTVGDLDAMVLRGLCMAVVDEADSILIDEACTPLILARAADVREADQRYRLSLFLARKLQADVDYVCSADMQVRLTDAGQQQLDQLGDSLQGPWRWRRYRHEQVICALQALHVFRKDVHYLVRDEAIHIIDDTTGRLAVGRSWSRGLHQMIAIKEGVPPQPENETLTQTSYQSFFPRYLRLAGLSGTLYEDRAEMLRVYGLPTCKVPLRVPSRREMLGIRIVDMAAQKWALVVERARAQSMRGRPVLIGTDSVADSDAVSRALMLMGVPHQMLNARQDEALGQQEQSVVAQAGQAGRITVATHMAGRGTDVHLSDEAIANGGLHVINTNLNRSRRIDRQLIGRCARQGLPGSCETILSWEDHCWREWAGSGWLGLAARVVRAGLGGAPLRQWLCEQAQMEAEARSRRRRWNMLLTESLMARHLAMAGREDWA